From Stenotrophomonas maltophilia, a single genomic window includes:
- a CDS encoding glycosyltransferase, whose amino-acid sequence MLPSGSAMEDEWLRTADLVFANVGDHYGFHGGIFELARKRQFIGIMHDWFVLNLFWGMLRVEGRQQDAPRIIQGLYGQEAGELCAAATSETIMQVAATHFPMTEWAVADMLGCIIHSEFYRAKVQARCPGPVHKLSLAYPAPDVRQDLRSAVDDHSRLRLCTLGVVNPNKCVDKVVRALMRDPGLAARTEYRVLGGVSEQERKRLEGICAEVGFRGLVLEGRVSDERLLEGMAEADAICCLRDPALEGASASAIEGMQSGVPVIVSDAGFYADLPDDYVLKVPQGDCEDELLARLQLVDRERSAGRDMGARARAWARDEFSAIHYAKGLDALIPEFIESEPYIAAARALGRELGRMGIPGSSPSAGRLAGMLDRMFSL is encoded by the coding sequence GTGCTGCCCTCCGGCAGTGCGATGGAAGACGAATGGCTGCGCACGGCCGATCTGGTGTTCGCCAATGTCGGCGATCATTACGGCTTCCACGGTGGCATCTTCGAGCTGGCGCGCAAGCGCCAGTTCATCGGCATCATGCACGACTGGTTCGTGCTGAACCTGTTCTGGGGAATGCTGAGGGTCGAAGGGCGGCAGCAGGACGCGCCGCGCATTATTCAAGGCCTGTATGGTCAGGAGGCGGGCGAGCTGTGTGCCGCCGCTACTTCCGAAACCATCATGCAGGTGGCCGCCACGCATTTCCCCATGACAGAGTGGGCCGTGGCAGACATGCTTGGCTGCATCATCCACTCCGAGTTCTATCGCGCCAAGGTGCAGGCACGCTGCCCGGGCCCGGTGCACAAGCTGTCGTTGGCCTATCCGGCGCCGGACGTGAGGCAGGACCTGCGGTCGGCGGTGGATGATCACAGCCGCCTGCGGCTGTGCACGCTGGGTGTGGTCAATCCGAACAAGTGCGTTGACAAGGTCGTGCGCGCGTTGATGCGTGACCCCGGGCTGGCCGCACGCACCGAGTACCGCGTACTCGGCGGTGTCAGCGAGCAGGAGCGCAAGCGCTTGGAAGGCATCTGCGCCGAGGTCGGCTTCCGCGGGCTGGTGCTTGAGGGTCGGGTCAGCGATGAGCGCCTGCTGGAAGGCATGGCCGAAGCGGACGCGATCTGCTGTCTGCGCGATCCCGCGCTGGAAGGTGCGTCAGCATCGGCCATCGAAGGCATGCAGTCCGGGGTGCCAGTCATCGTGTCGGATGCCGGCTTCTATGCCGACCTTCCGGACGATTATGTGCTGAAGGTACCGCAGGGCGACTGTGAGGACGAACTGCTTGCGCGACTGCAGCTTGTTGATCGCGAACGCAGCGCGGGCCGGGATATGGGAGCCCGTGCCCGTGCCTGGGCACGCGATGAGTTCTCGGCCATTCACTACGCCAAGGGGCTTGACGCGTTGATCCCGGAGTTCATAGAAAGTGAACCCTACATTGCCGCTGCCAGGGCGCTGGGCCGCGAGCTGGGGCGGATGGGGATCCCCGGCAGCAGTCCCTCGGCAGGCAGGCTGGCTGGCATGCTCGACCGCATGTTCAGCCTCTGA
- the gmd gene encoding GDP-mannose 4,6-dehydratase gives MKSAVITGISGQDGAYLAQLLLEKGYKVYGTYRRTSSVNFWRIEELGIDKHPNLHLVEHDLQDIGSSIRLLKDSEATEVYNLAAQSFVGVSFDQPVLTAQITALGALNLLEAIRAVNPEIRFYQASTSEMFGLVQQVPQTEQTQFYPRSPYGVAKLYAHWITVNYRESYGIFGASGILFNHESPLRGREFVTRKITDSVAKIKLGKLDVLELGNLDAKRDWGFAKEYVEGMWRMLQVDVPDTYVLATNRTETVRDFVSMAFKAIGVDLAWNGSGLDETGTCKATGKVLVKINPKFHRPAEVDLLIGNPEKAKRELGWEPSTTLEELCEMMVNADLRRNEAGASF, from the coding sequence ATGAAATCTGCAGTCATCACCGGTATCTCTGGCCAGGACGGCGCTTACTTGGCGCAGCTGCTGCTTGAGAAGGGCTACAAGGTCTACGGTACCTACCGCCGTACCAGCTCGGTCAACTTCTGGCGTATCGAAGAGCTTGGCATCGACAAGCATCCGAACCTGCATCTGGTCGAGCATGACCTGCAGGACATCGGCTCCTCGATCCGCCTGTTGAAGGACAGTGAAGCGACCGAGGTCTACAACCTGGCCGCGCAGAGCTTCGTTGGCGTGTCTTTCGATCAGCCGGTGCTGACCGCGCAGATCACTGCGCTGGGCGCGCTGAACCTGCTCGAGGCGATTCGTGCGGTCAATCCGGAGATCCGCTTCTACCAGGCATCGACCTCGGAGATGTTCGGCCTGGTGCAGCAGGTGCCGCAGACCGAGCAGACCCAGTTCTACCCGCGCAGCCCGTACGGCGTCGCAAAGCTCTACGCGCACTGGATCACTGTGAATTACCGCGAGTCCTACGGGATCTTCGGTGCCAGCGGCATCCTGTTCAACCACGAATCGCCGCTGCGTGGCCGCGAGTTCGTGACCCGCAAGATCACCGACTCGGTCGCCAAGATCAAGCTGGGCAAGCTGGACGTGCTGGAGCTGGGCAACCTTGATGCCAAGCGCGATTGGGGCTTTGCCAAGGAGTACGTCGAGGGCATGTGGCGCATGCTGCAGGTCGACGTGCCGGATACCTACGTGCTGGCCACCAATCGCACCGAGACCGTGCGTGACTTCGTCAGCATGGCGTTCAAGGCGATCGGTGTGGACCTGGCCTGGAACGGCAGCGGCCTGGACGAAACCGGTACCTGCAAGGCAACGGGCAAGGTCCTGGTGAAGATCAATCCGAAGTTCCACCGTCCGGCAGAAGTCGATCTGCTGATCGGCAATCCGGAAAAGGCCAAGCGTGAACTGGGCTGGGAGCCGTCGACCACGCTCGAAGAGCTGTGCGAAATGATGGTCAACGCCGACCTGCGCCGCAATGAGGCGGGCGCCTCGTTCTGA
- a CDS encoding NAD-dependent epimerase/dehydratase family protein: MKPIAAITGIEGFTGPYMAAELERLGYQVKGISRNPVPGRDNEVADILDPDAIGAVMKRLQPQVIVHLAGVSHVAHRDVSAIYQANIMGTRNLLEALTELEAVPKSVLLPSSAHVYGASSSSLLEETSPMAPFNDYAISKVAGEHVARLYMDRLPIMLTRPFNYTGVGQSPSFFVAKVIDHARRGSTDMRLGNLDVERDFTDVRDLVRCYGMLIEQGCRGQVVNICSGVPTSLRRVIETVSEISGLEFAIESDSELIRSHDVDRLAGSNAGFTALTGGIAFRPLRETLQWMLDA; the protein is encoded by the coding sequence ATGAAGCCCATCGCAGCAATCACTGGAATCGAAGGGTTCACCGGCCCTTACATGGCCGCGGAGCTGGAGCGGCTCGGATACCAGGTGAAGGGGATCAGCCGCAATCCCGTACCAGGGCGAGACAACGAGGTCGCCGACATTCTCGACCCTGATGCGATCGGGGCCGTGATGAAGCGCTTGCAGCCACAAGTGATTGTCCATCTGGCAGGCGTTTCGCATGTTGCCCACCGCGACGTTTCTGCGATCTACCAGGCCAACATCATGGGCACGCGCAACCTGCTGGAAGCGCTGACGGAGCTGGAGGCCGTGCCGAAGAGCGTGCTGCTGCCCAGCAGTGCCCACGTTTATGGTGCCTCCTCCAGTTCTCTGCTGGAGGAGACTTCGCCGATGGCGCCGTTCAACGATTACGCCATCAGCAAGGTGGCCGGTGAGCACGTTGCCAGGCTGTACATGGACCGGTTGCCGATCATGCTGACCCGTCCGTTCAACTATACAGGCGTGGGGCAATCGCCTTCGTTCTTCGTTGCCAAGGTCATCGACCACGCGCGTCGTGGCAGTACCGACATGCGCCTGGGCAACCTGGATGTCGAGCGTGACTTCACCGATGTGCGCGATCTGGTTCGCTGCTACGGCATGCTGATCGAGCAGGGGTGCCGGGGCCAGGTGGTCAACATCTGCAGCGGCGTTCCAACCTCGCTGCGCCGCGTCATCGAAACCGTCAGCGAGATTTCCGGGCTGGAGTTTGCGATTGAAAGCGATTCGGAGCTGATCCGCAGCCATGACGTTGATCGCCTTGCTGGTTCCAATGCCGGCTTCACCGCACTGACCGGGGGGATTGCGTTCCGGCCATTGCGCGAAACCCTGCAGTGGATGCTTGACGCCTGA
- a CDS encoding ArnT family glycosyltransferase: MSLASVLAIALICLRRFDVPLLLLLATLLTAAMLAVFRVRIRWSLPKLGIGFVAIAALALFLRSDLDPHLKAGQDQGLYTNMSAQLLRAKALDYTDEFRASLSGEELRMYDSAPMAAVDLVDPVRSRYVVAFYPLHPAWMAMSTWAFGQNYHTASLLLFAALGIAGGYYLALLLFGSRRAAGLAAAFLALNPALVFFAKFPVTEMVAFAFTVNGFLFFAKACFEVARGKRWLFLLIAVLCFNGLFYTRMQFFLYIPFMGLLFAYALIAIRQPWSRRVVMMVFPASLVITFLLSMAFYRYYQPILYGGMVEGHLDKLKKLAALMAAGLGLVVLGLLAYVVARRPTLAVLERLNDQILRWSGKVTWLLPLALLASIPSVVALYQTGSLAPFPWTVPVGTDPFLVRYHAIYRLAQMLSPLGVALLLLLPAFRIAWSGAAKFGLLFLVLVWAAVLTQPAIPYLYYYGRYLAGDMLPYSLILTAGVIAYLWDGRWRRLAIAITAFQCLFFLVFSIAQYNHDEGEDPRFFERIAELVSPNDIIIASGLDDAQLVGLRVTYNLNVFSITGRGSVPLPFDTGTWHRLEANAHQKGGRLYLLTNQRPSALQEQLVERVPFRQGYMSNSEHAQAGNMFQPTSRSRLLLPLRFKQAEVEINLYRIDTSTFDRVANASCTDELGLATDGAILVKGLNGFSSPETHGRWTDGKRASYTCTLPEGHSASTVEIQATAYLPNGRKQRVGVSVNGGAPQQFEFAPGNDTQRLQIPVGNTDKRSLTVDFDLPDAISPQQAQSANDARVLGISISEIEIKE, from the coding sequence GTGTCGCTGGCAAGCGTGCTTGCGATCGCGCTGATTTGCCTGCGCAGGTTCGATGTTCCGCTGCTGCTGCTGCTGGCCACGCTGCTCACGGCGGCAATGCTGGCGGTATTCCGGGTACGCATCCGCTGGTCCCTGCCCAAGCTCGGAATTGGCTTCGTCGCCATCGCCGCGCTGGCGCTGTTCCTGCGATCGGATCTGGATCCGCACCTGAAGGCCGGTCAGGACCAGGGCCTGTACACCAACATGTCAGCACAGCTGCTGCGAGCCAAGGCGCTGGACTACACCGATGAATTCCGCGCCTCGCTGAGCGGCGAGGAGCTGCGGATGTATGACAGCGCGCCGATGGCCGCTGTCGATCTGGTCGATCCGGTGCGCTCGCGCTATGTGGTTGCGTTCTACCCACTGCACCCGGCGTGGATGGCAATGTCCACCTGGGCGTTCGGACAGAATTACCATACGGCATCGCTGCTGCTGTTTGCCGCGCTGGGAATAGCCGGTGGCTACTACCTGGCGCTGCTGCTGTTTGGCAGTCGGCGCGCGGCAGGGCTGGCTGCCGCCTTCCTCGCGTTGAATCCCGCGCTGGTTTTCTTCGCCAAGTTTCCGGTCACCGAGATGGTGGCGTTCGCATTCACGGTCAACGGCTTCCTGTTCTTCGCCAAGGCATGTTTCGAGGTTGCACGGGGCAAGCGCTGGTTGTTCCTGCTGATTGCGGTCCTGTGCTTCAACGGGTTGTTCTATACCCGCATGCAGTTCTTCCTGTACATCCCGTTCATGGGCCTGCTGTTCGCCTATGCGCTGATTGCCATCCGCCAGCCGTGGAGCCGTCGCGTGGTGATGATGGTGTTCCCGGCATCGCTGGTGATCACCTTCCTCCTGAGCATGGCGTTCTACCGCTACTACCAGCCGATCCTCTATGGAGGGATGGTCGAAGGCCACCTGGACAAGCTGAAGAAGCTTGCCGCACTGATGGCCGCTGGCCTGGGGCTGGTCGTACTGGGCCTGCTTGCCTACGTGGTGGCGCGCCGCCCCACCCTGGCCGTGCTGGAACGCCTCAATGACCAGATCCTGCGCTGGTCCGGCAAGGTCACTTGGCTGCTTCCGCTGGCACTGCTGGCCTCGATTCCCAGCGTCGTTGCCCTGTACCAGACCGGCTCGCTGGCGCCATTCCCGTGGACGGTGCCGGTCGGCACTGATCCTTTCCTGGTCCGCTACCACGCCATCTACCGCCTGGCGCAGATGCTGTCGCCGCTGGGCGTAGCGCTGCTGCTGCTGCTGCCGGCGTTCCGGATCGCCTGGTCCGGCGCAGCCAAGTTCGGGCTGCTGTTCCTGGTGCTGGTCTGGGCGGCCGTGCTGACCCAGCCCGCCATCCCGTACCTGTACTACTACGGCCGTTACCTGGCTGGCGACATGCTGCCGTACTCGCTGATCCTCACCGCCGGCGTGATCGCCTACCTGTGGGACGGCCGCTGGCGCCGCCTGGCCATCGCGATTACCGCGTTCCAGTGCTTGTTCTTCCTGGTGTTCTCCATTGCGCAGTACAACCACGACGAAGGCGAAGATCCTCGGTTCTTCGAGCGTATTGCCGAGCTTGTCAGCCCCAATGACATCATCATCGCCTCCGGGCTGGATGATGCGCAGCTGGTCGGCCTGCGGGTCACCTATAACCTGAACGTGTTTTCCATCACCGGCCGTGGCTCTGTTCCACTGCCTTTCGACACCGGTACCTGGCATCGCCTGGAAGCCAACGCGCACCAGAAGGGGGGGCGCCTGTACCTGTTGACCAACCAGCGGCCGAGCGCGCTGCAGGAGCAACTGGTCGAGCGTGTCCCGTTCCGCCAGGGGTACATGAGCAACAGCGAGCACGCTCAGGCCGGGAACATGTTCCAGCCTACATCGCGTTCGCGGTTGCTGCTGCCGTTGCGCTTCAAGCAGGCCGAAGTGGAAATCAATCTGTATCGGATCGATACCAGCACCTTCGACCGTGTCGCCAACGCGAGCTGCACGGACGAGCTCGGCCTGGCCACCGACGGTGCAATCCTGGTCAAGGGCCTGAACGGTTTCAGCAGCCCCGAGACGCATGGCCGCTGGACCGATGGCAAGCGTGCGAGCTACACCTGCACGCTGCCTGAGGGGCATTCGGCCAGCACCGTGGAAATCCAGGCCACCGCCTACCTGCCAAACGGGCGCAAGCAGCGTGTCGGTGTATCGGTCAACGGCGGTGCACCCCAGCAGTTCGAGTTCGCACCGGGTAACGACACCCAGCGGCTGCAGATTCCAGTGGGCAACACCGACAAGCGATCGCTGACGGTGGACTTCGACCTGCCGGACGCCATTTCGCCACAGCAGGCACAAAGCGCGAACGACGCGCGCGTGCTCGGCATCAGCATCAGTGAGATCGAGATCAAAGAATGA
- a CDS encoding nucleotide sugar dehydrogenase, with protein MNKQLIERLDSKTATIGIVGLGYVGLPLLLRYSEVGYKVVGFDIDPSKIEMLSSGRSYIEHIDSADIAKAFASGAEATTDYARAKDVDALIICVPTPLTKFREPDLSFVVGTVDALLPHLRAGQIMSLESTTYPGTTDEELKPRVESQGFTIGEDYFLVFSPEREDPGNPNFSTRSIPKVCGGVTAPCLDVGLALYGQVIDRVVPVSSARAAEMTKLLENIHRAVNIGLVNEMKVAADRMGIDIHEVIRAAATKPFGFVAYYPGPGLGGHCIPIDPFYLTWKAREYGVHTRFIELAGEINSSMPDYVISKTLLALNLRRKAINGSRVLVLGIAYKKNVDDMRESPSVVLMEKLRDLGAEVSYSDPHIPVFPKMREHQFELSSVDITADTLSSYDCVLLATDHDKFDYALIKQHASVLVDSRGRFLESADNIVKA; from the coding sequence ATGAACAAGCAACTGATTGAACGCCTGGATTCCAAGACGGCCACGATCGGCATCGTCGGGCTGGGCTACGTGGGCCTGCCGCTGCTGCTGCGCTACAGCGAAGTCGGCTACAAGGTCGTCGGATTCGATATCGATCCGTCCAAGATCGAGATGCTGTCTTCCGGGCGCAGCTACATCGAGCACATCGATTCGGCGGACATCGCCAAGGCGTTCGCCAGTGGCGCCGAAGCGACCACCGACTACGCGCGGGCGAAGGACGTCGATGCCCTGATCATCTGCGTACCGACCCCGCTGACCAAGTTCCGTGAGCCGGATCTGAGCTTCGTGGTCGGTACGGTCGACGCGCTGCTGCCGCACCTGCGCGCCGGCCAGATCATGTCGCTGGAAAGCACCACCTACCCGGGCACCACCGATGAGGAACTCAAGCCCCGCGTAGAGTCGCAGGGCTTCACCATCGGCGAAGACTACTTCCTGGTGTTCTCGCCCGAACGCGAAGATCCGGGCAATCCGAACTTCAGCACGCGCTCGATCCCCAAGGTCTGCGGCGGCGTGACCGCGCCGTGCCTCGATGTCGGCCTGGCGCTGTACGGCCAGGTGATCGACCGCGTGGTTCCGGTCAGTTCGGCGCGTGCCGCGGAAATGACCAAGCTGCTGGAGAACATCCACCGCGCCGTCAACATCGGCCTGGTCAATGAGATGAAGGTGGCCGCCGATCGCATGGGCATCGACATCCATGAGGTCATCCGTGCTGCTGCGACCAAGCCGTTCGGCTTCGTCGCCTACTACCCGGGTCCGGGCCTTGGCGGGCACTGCATCCCGATCGATCCGTTCTACCTGACCTGGAAGGCGCGCGAGTACGGCGTGCATACGCGCTTCATCGAGCTGGCGGGCGAAATCAATTCGTCGATGCCCGACTACGTGATTTCCAAGACTCTGCTGGCGCTGAACCTGCGCCGCAAGGCGATCAACGGCAGCCGCGTGCTGGTGCTGGGTATCGCCTACAAGAAGAACGTGGACGACATGCGTGAGTCGCCGTCGGTGGTATTGATGGAGAAGCTTCGCGATCTCGGTGCGGAAGTGTCCTACAGCGATCCGCATATTCCGGTGTTCCCGAAGATGCGCGAGCACCAGTTCGAGCTGTCCAGCGTGGACATCACCGCCGACACCCTCAGCAGCTACGACTGCGTGCTGCTGGCGACCGACCACGACAAGTTCGACTATGCGCTGATCAAGCAGCACGCGTCGGTGCTGGTGGACTCCCGTGGCCGCTTCCTGGAAAGCGCCGATAACATCGTAAAGGCCTGA
- a CDS encoding Gfo/Idh/MocA family protein, protein MRVFTPPVLDRKIRFALVGCGRIAQSHINAMRQHADRIELTDVCDVDPAALQKAVEDTGAVGHRKLSDMLASTTADIVVLTTPSGLHPEQAVEIAAAGKHVMTEKPMATRLQDGVRMVKACDEAGVRLFVVKQNRRNATLQLLKRAMEKRRFGRLYMININVFWTRPQSYYDSASWRGTWEFDGGAFMNQASHYVDLLEWLGGPLESVQAYTATLARNIEVEDSGVIGLRWRSGALGSVNVTMLTYPQNLEGSITIIGEKGTVRIGGVAVNEIQQWQFAESDPDDEAVASASYETTSVYGFGHPLYYDNVIQVLRGEAEPETDGREGLKSLEVLIAAYMSARDGKRVALPLEY, encoded by the coding sequence ATGCGCGTATTTACCCCGCCTGTGCTGGACAGGAAGATCCGGTTCGCCCTGGTCGGCTGTGGCCGCATTGCCCAGTCCCACATCAATGCCATGCGCCAGCATGCTGATCGCATCGAGTTGACCGATGTCTGCGACGTCGACCCGGCCGCGCTGCAGAAGGCCGTCGAAGACACCGGCGCCGTTGGCCACCGCAAGCTGAGCGACATGCTGGCCAGCACGACGGCCGACATCGTCGTGCTGACCACCCCCAGCGGCCTGCATCCGGAGCAGGCAGTGGAAATCGCTGCCGCCGGCAAGCATGTGATGACCGAAAAGCCGATGGCTACCCGCCTGCAGGACGGCGTGCGGATGGTCAAGGCGTGCGACGAAGCCGGCGTGCGCCTGTTCGTGGTGAAGCAGAACCGCCGTAATGCCACGCTGCAGCTGCTCAAGCGGGCGATGGAGAAGCGCCGCTTCGGCCGCCTCTACATGATCAACATCAACGTGTTCTGGACCCGTCCGCAGTCGTACTACGACAGTGCATCGTGGCGCGGGACGTGGGAGTTCGATGGCGGCGCCTTCATGAACCAGGCCAGCCACTACGTGGACCTGCTGGAATGGCTGGGCGGGCCGCTGGAAAGCGTGCAGGCCTATACCGCAACCCTTGCCCGCAACATCGAGGTCGAGGATTCCGGCGTAATCGGCCTGCGCTGGCGCTCCGGTGCGCTGGGTTCGGTCAACGTGACCATGCTGACCTACCCGCAGAACCTGGAGGGCAGCATCACCATCATCGGTGAGAAGGGCACCGTTCGCATCGGCGGCGTGGCGGTGAACGAGATCCAGCAGTGGCAGTTCGCCGAATCCGATCCGGACGACGAAGCCGTGGCCAGCGCCAGCTACGAAACCACCTCGGTCTACGGCTTTGGCCATCCGCTGTACTACGACAACGTGATCCAGGTGCTGCGCGGCGAAGCCGAGCCGGAGACCGACGGCCGCGAAGGGCTGAAGTCGCTGGAAGTCCTGATTGCTGCCTACATGTCCGCGCGCGATGGCAAGCGGGTCGCACTGCCACTGGAGTACTGA
- a CDS encoding acyltransferase, translating into MALFIHPTAIVDEGARIGDGSRVWHWAHVSAGAQIGNDCSFGQNVYVGNDVVIGNNVKIQNNVSVYDAVRLEDDVFCGPSMVFTNVYNPRSAVNRKAEYRQTLVRRGATLGANCTIVCGVTVGEHAFVGAGAVVNRDVAPFALMVGVPARRAGWMCLCGERLPGTGTVTCAHCDRRYLVDDASCALLDA; encoded by the coding sequence ATGGCCCTGTTCATCCATCCAACCGCGATCGTTGATGAGGGTGCGCGCATCGGCGATGGCAGCCGCGTCTGGCATTGGGCGCATGTGTCCGCTGGCGCGCAGATCGGCAACGACTGCTCGTTCGGCCAGAACGTGTACGTCGGTAACGACGTGGTGATCGGCAACAACGTCAAGATCCAGAACAACGTGTCGGTCTATGACGCGGTGCGGCTGGAGGATGACGTGTTCTGTGGCCCCAGCATGGTCTTCACCAACGTCTACAACCCCCGCTCGGCGGTCAACCGCAAGGCCGAGTACCGGCAGACCCTGGTGCGCCGGGGAGCCACGCTCGGCGCCAACTGCACGATCGTCTGTGGCGTTACCGTGGGCGAGCACGCCTTCGTCGGTGCCGGAGCGGTGGTCAACCGCGATGTTGCGCCGTTCGCCCTGATGGTCGGGGTTCCGGCTCGCCGGGCGGGCTGGATGTGCCTGTGCGGCGAGCGGCTGCCAGGGACCGGAACGGTGACGTGCGCGCACTGCGACCGCCGTTACCTGGTCGACGATGCGTCCTGCGCGTTGCTCGATGCCTGA
- a CDS encoding DegT/DnrJ/EryC1/StrS family aminotransferase: protein MEIQFIDLAAQYRALKQDVDARIAKVLEHGRYIMGPEVREMEQALEARTGAPHCISVASGTEALLIALMAIGVSAGDEVITTSFTFVATAEVIALLGAVPVFVDVEPDTCNIDANLIEAAITPRTKAIIPVSLYGQVADMDAINAIAARHPGITVIEDAAQSFGATYRGKASCNVSRIACTSFFPSKPLGCYGDGGAIFTDDAALAKAMAEIRVHGQERRYYHTRVGVGGRMDTLQCAIVLAKLGRFDFECERRQHVAGRYLQALAGLQGCELPSLREGNSSVWGQFTVQVDDRAKVVERLTAANVPTAVHYPVPLHQQPAYRDRCRIASSLANSERVAQRVMSLPMSADLDETQQDYIIEQLRAALRD, encoded by the coding sequence ATGGAAATTCAGTTTATCGACCTGGCCGCGCAGTACCGCGCCCTGAAACAGGATGTGGACGCGCGCATCGCCAAGGTGCTCGAGCACGGGCGCTATATCATGGGGCCCGAGGTTCGCGAGATGGAGCAGGCGCTGGAAGCCCGCACCGGTGCGCCGCACTGCATCTCGGTTGCTTCGGGCACTGAAGCCCTGCTGATCGCGCTGATGGCGATCGGCGTCAGCGCAGGCGATGAGGTCATCACCACCTCGTTCACCTTCGTGGCAACCGCTGAAGTGATTGCCCTGCTCGGCGCGGTTCCGGTGTTCGTCGATGTCGAGCCGGACACCTGCAACATCGATGCGAACCTGATCGAGGCGGCCATCACCCCGCGTACCAAGGCCATCATCCCGGTGTCGCTGTACGGCCAGGTTGCGGACATGGATGCGATCAACGCGATCGCCGCCCGTCATCCCGGCATCACCGTGATCGAGGATGCGGCGCAGAGTTTCGGTGCGACCTACCGCGGCAAGGCAAGCTGCAACGTGTCGCGCATCGCGTGCACCAGCTTCTTCCCCAGCAAGCCGCTGGGCTGCTACGGCGACGGCGGTGCGATCTTCACTGACGACGCCGCGCTGGCAAAGGCGATGGCCGAGATCCGTGTGCATGGCCAGGAGCGCCGCTACTACCACACCCGCGTGGGCGTGGGTGGGCGCATGGATACCCTGCAGTGCGCGATCGTGCTGGCCAAGCTCGGCCGGTTCGACTTCGAATGCGAGCGCCGCCAGCACGTGGCTGGACGCTACCTGCAGGCGTTGGCTGGCCTGCAGGGCTGCGAGTTGCCGAGCCTGCGCGAAGGCAACAGTTCGGTCTGGGGGCAGTTCACCGTGCAGGTCGATGATCGCGCCAAGGTGGTTGAGCGCCTCACTGCGGCGAACGTGCCGACCGCTGTGCACTACCCGGTGCCCCTGCATCAGCAGCCTGCGTACCGCGACCGCTGCCGCATCGCGTCCTCTCTGGCGAACTCCGAGCGGGTGGCGCAGCGCGTCATGAGCCTGCCGATGTCCGCCGACCTCGATGAGACGCAACAGGATTACATCATCGAGCAGCTGCGCGCGGCCCTCCGCGACTGA
- a CDS encoding glycosyltransferase family 2 protein — protein MYQNNRISVVVPAHNEETQIKRVIDTMPDYVDYIVIVNDTSTDRTSDVVRATPEYASGRVVLIEHEVNQGVGGAIATGYKWSRDNGIDVSVVMAGDGQMNPLDMPAILAPVINDVADYSKGNRLVTGEAFKRIPKIRFFGNSALSLLTKIASGYWGVADSQTGYTAINAKALAAIDWDHMYKRYGQPNDLLVRLNIAEMRVVDVPVEPVYNVGEKSGIRVRKVLFSIGWLIVRLFFYRLKEKYIIRDFHPLVFFYAFGGATALVGLLFLVRTILLWFTQGSMPEMSFLVTLFSFSISFNAIGFAFWFDYQANRHLNPPITHRDVTHRQAPDPIDP, from the coding sequence ATGTACCAGAACAACCGTATCAGTGTCGTGGTGCCGGCACACAACGAAGAGACGCAGATCAAGCGCGTCATCGACACCATGCCTGACTATGTCGACTACATCGTCATCGTCAACGACACCAGTACGGACCGCACTTCCGACGTGGTCCGCGCCACGCCGGAATACGCCAGCGGGCGCGTCGTGCTGATCGAGCACGAAGTGAACCAGGGCGTCGGCGGGGCAATCGCAACCGGCTACAAGTGGAGCCGCGACAACGGTATCGACGTGTCGGTGGTGATGGCGGGCGACGGCCAGATGAATCCGCTCGACATGCCGGCCATTCTCGCGCCGGTGATCAACGATGTGGCCGACTACTCCAAGGGTAATCGCCTGGTGACTGGCGAAGCCTTCAAGCGCATCCCGAAGATCCGCTTCTTCGGCAACTCGGCCCTGTCCCTGCTGACCAAGATCGCATCCGGCTACTGGGGCGTTGCCGATTCGCAGACAGGTTATACGGCGATCAACGCCAAGGCGCTGGCTGCGATCGACTGGGACCACATGTACAAGCGCTATGGCCAGCCGAACGATCTGCTGGTGCGGCTGAACATCGCCGAGATGCGCGTGGTCGACGTGCCGGTCGAGCCGGTCTACAACGTCGGCGAAAAATCCGGTATCCGCGTGCGCAAGGTGCTCTTCAGCATCGGCTGGCTGATCGTGCGCCTGTTCTTCTACCGGTTGAAGGAAAAGTACATCATCCGCGACTTCCATCCGCTGGTGTTCTTCTATGCCTTCGGCGGTGCGACTGCGCTGGTTGGCCTGCTGTTCCTGGTGCGTACCATCCTGCTGTGGTTCACGCAGGGCAGCATGCCGGAGATGTCGTTCCTGGTGACGCTGTTCTCCTTCAGCATCTCCTTCAATGCCATCGGCTTTGCGTTCTGGTTCGATTACCAGGCCAACCGCCATCTGAATCCGCCCATCACCCATCGTGACGTGACCCATCGCCAGGCGCCGGATCCGATCGACCCGTGA